From the Macaca nemestrina isolate mMacNem1 chromosome 7, mMacNem.hap1, whole genome shotgun sequence genome, the window ACTCCTGCTGAgctgggccccacccctgccctcccctgctCACCTGGCTGGCTATGGCCAGTGGGGGTGAGCCACCCACAGAGGCCATGTAGCTCACTAGCCTGTTGCCCTGGGCAACTAATGTGACTCCTTGTAGCTCTACTGCACCTGTGATGCAAGTGCAGTGAGGGGTGACAAGTGACGTCAGTGACAGCCACTGCTGTCGTTGTCCACCCAGCCAGAGCATCTATTGGCAGGGCCCTGGTGAGACCCTGGCCCCAGGGAGGAGTGAGCCAACACCGACCAGCTTCTCCCCTCACCGGCTGTGTGACTCTGGCCAGGTCACTTAACCTCCCCGGACCTCCATCTCCTCCCCTGTAAAAAGCAGTGATGCCTCTTGTTTAGGGTCTTAGGAGGGGTGCCCTGGGTGCAATActcaggtgacttgcccaaggccactgCTGGTCAGGACACAGGGGAGCTGCACGTCTCCCAAACCTCCCCCATTTTGCTAAAAACCAGTGGTTTCTGAGAGAAATGTTCCCTGAAAGGCACGGGCATGTCTGGATTAGGATGGACAGGTTGCAGTGGCCCCATGGGTGTTTGGGGATGAGGCATGAGGCTGGGTGCCAGCACCACCGTGGTGCCGTAGGCTCTGCCAGAAGAGCACTCCTACTCCAGCTGGTGATGTCCACCCGGCAGACAGATGTGGGGCCggcccagctcagcctctctgCCCCGTGGCCCCCAGCCTGGAGGAGAGACCAGCTGAGCCTGCCTGAAAGGAGACGGGGCCTGAGAAGCACATAAAACAGCACTGGGTGGGGAAGCAGGGCCAGGAAGGAGGGTGGCTGAGCACACGGGTGGCTGTGGAACAGCTTGCTGCTCCAGGACAGCACTTGGCAAGCAACAGGCCTGCCTCTGGCCCCCAGTGCCCACCTGCAGCATCAGCAGCTGTGCCCTCCCCAGGGTTACGCTGGCTGGGCCTTGAGGCCCAGGACTCTCTGGTCATTACCATAGAGGTTGTAAAGACAGTGAGGACAGAGGCCCTTCCTGCAAACCCCCTCCCCAGTGACAGGCAGAGCCAGCTGCTCAGTGACACAGGCTCAGGGAGagccaaaggccccacctcccagaGTGCAGCCACTGCCAGAGCCGGGCCAGGAGTGCTGCCAGGAACCCTCCTGCCAAGGCCGAACAGGTGGGGTCTTCTCAACACAAATGGTCCCAGGGTCAGTGTCTGATGAACGATGGAAACCGGTTAGCACCTGCCCTTTCCCAGCATTTGGCCACGGCATCTCAGCCTCTGCAACTCCTAAGCTGGACGCACTTCCTGGAATCTACTGCAGGccttattcattcactcactcactcactcatcccaCACCCGCTACCGTACAGCAGCCCTGGAGCTGGATGGAGTCCTTGCGCAGCTCACAGGCTCTTGTGGCTGAGGAGAGGCAGACGAGTGACCACACACCCAACTAGGTCCCCACGGGAGCAGAGCAGGAGATGCTTGGGAGCAACCCAGTGGTCAGGCAAGGAGAGCTTCCCGGAGGAGGTGGCACCTGGGGTGTGGAACCAGCCAGGCAGAGCAGGGGGAGGGTGTTCCTGGCACAGGGCACAGGGCATCAGATCAGGTGTCCACAGCACCACACATATGGGGAGTGGCATAACAGGAGCAGACCCAGGAAGGGGGGTCCACCCCTTATTCTGGGAGCAGAAGAGTTCTGTTCGGCAGAACAGAGGACAGCGTTCAGTGCACAGACACAGTCAAGGTCAGTGTCCctgagtgactatagtcaatgcAGGTGGCCTCCAGCCCTGCCAGAGGGCTGCTGTGGTGGAGACCCGATGGCTTCACGCTGGACCTGCCAGCCCTAGCCCCTGATAGCCCCCATCAGTGGAAGCCACATGATTGATACCAGGAGGAGGGTGCTGGAGCCTCAGAAGCATGGGCTCCAGTCCACCCACCCCTCCTGATGCGTGACTGCAGGCAAGGCCCCCTCCCTCTTGGAGCTGTCTGCTCGCCTGGCATCCGgtggctgtggtgagctgtgcaAGGTGCCCGGCACCCTCCCACACAGGGCGGGTGGGAGGGCCTGGCTGGAACCAGCTTTCGCTCAGAAAGTGGGTGGGTTTGGGATGAGGTGGTGAGGAGAGCAAGTACCCTGCTGAACAGCCCCCTGCAGCAGGACTCAGCACCATAGGCCAGGCCCCACAACCCAGAAGGCTGAGCGGGTGAAGCCCACCAGAGCCCCAGGCGGTGTTTCAGTGTGCCCATCTGCACAGTGGGAGCGCTGGCAGCTTGGGTCTGGAGGGGGCTCGTCCAGCAGGAAGCGAGCAGGACAGGGCCAGGGCCCTGCATCTCCCAGGATAGGTGGGCAGGCCTCACGGGGTGCGAAGCTGCTGGGGGCAGGGAACGGTCAGCCCACGGCCATGGAGCCACAGCCCTGAACATCCTCAGAAACATTTTATTCACAACAGTTCCCAACAGAGTCTTTGGGGTCTTTGCAGCGTTTTTGGGGTCTTTGCAGAGTCTTTGGGGTCTTTCCAGCGTCCACAGGCAGAGTGAGGGCTCCTGAGGAACCTCACCCCAAATTCCCTAACCGGGTGAGGACGGCCACCTCGGGCCCCTGCCAGGTGGGCATGGCAGTCCCGGCAGCACCCCTGGGAGCAGCCTGCTGTGGGGAACAAGCCAGGCCGGGACCCGTCAGTCATGGTGGGCCAGCCCAGCTCATGCTCCCTGCCCCAAGGCCCCCAGCCTGTGGGAAGCCCCTGCCTGTAAGGGACAGCTCATGAAGACAAAAACAGTGGTGGGGACGAGGGTCTGGGAATGGGACAGAGGTTGGCTGAGCACACACCTGATTCCCTGGAATTTTTCTCCAAAGACATGGGAGGCGGGGGCCACGGGGAAGCTGGGATGAACAACTGACTCCATGCGACACACGCCCTCATCAAAGAGGCCCGCTCCTCCCTGGCTCCTGCCACCCCAGGACAACCCTGGCTGATGGCCGGCGGGCCCCTCAACCTGAGGTCAGTAGCTGGGCAGGGCAAGCTCAGGCCTCGGCCGACTCACTGCAGGGAGGCTCCTCGTTTTCCTGGGCAATGGCCCTGTGGGGTCCCAACCCCAGCCACACTACCCCTTGCCTCCTCCAGCCACCACAACCTCCCACAGCTGCCGGCGGGTGGGCCGCTGGGCGTGGGGACCAGCTATGTGAGCAGACCCTGGGTGAGCCTCAGCACCGCCTCATAGGCGACAAAGACCACCATGTTGACAGGGAAGGCGCGGCAGCAGTTGAGCACCAGCCCCTTGAAAAGGACCCGGGGTCCCTCCTCCCGCACGCTGGTCACCATACAGTGCAGGAGGCCCCGGTAGCGCCTCTGGCCCTGTCCATCTGCCTGCAGTCTCGACTTGATCACGTCCATGGGGGTGGCCACAGCCCAGGCCAGGACTCCTGCACAGCCCCCGGCCACCAGCACGCCCAGAACATCTGCAGAGAGACCACAGTGCCTTGACTGGGAGCCTGATCGGGACGCCCAGGGCAATGTGCCCTGGACTCACTCTTCCAGCCCATCCTCATTTGCAAGTGGcttgggagaggggaagggaactTGTCCACAGGCACACACTGACACTGACACAGCAACTCTGTCCTGACTCTTGGTGTTGGGGGAACTGAGGGGCCCACCCTGGGAGGCAGGAAGCCGAGTTCAAGCCCCCACTCGGGTACTGGCGGGCAGCAAGACCTCACCTTGTCCTCATCCCACCGGGCTCCCCGCCCTGCCAGGTTCCAGCCCCTGCTCACCTGGCTGGCTGTGGCCAGCGGGGCTGAGCCGCTCACAGAGGATGGCGTAGGAAAGGAAGTAGGTGGCAAAGGAGTGGCCGTCCCGTAACAGCAGGGCCGAGCTGCCCTTGTAGAGGCCGCGCAGCCCCTCCTCGCGGGCTACTGTGGCCAGGCAGTGAAGCGGCCCGCGGTACTTGGGCTCTGGGCAGGCTGGGGGCGCAGGACACACGGGGGGCACAGCCGAGGGCCCCGAGGCCGAGAGCCGCCGCTGCTGCTTCTGTGCCTGTGTTTGCGTCTGCAGGCGGACTTTGGCCACCTCAGTGGGCGACGTCAGGAAGACCTGGAGCAGAGAAGGAGGCAGGGGTCAGCCACCTGTGGCTCTGCCCACAGCCTGGACCTGGCCTCCCACCAGCCTCATGTTGTCCACGGTGACCTCAGGAGGTTGGGCCCCAAGACCCTGCAGGCTGGCCCAGAGCTGGGGGGCCACAGGGTCCAAAGCCGGCTCTGCCCACCAAAGCTCATGCTTCCTCGGCAGCCACATCTCTCCCAGGCGCCAGCCTGCCGGACTTCTCCTGGGAGGTGGTAAGAAAATGTCGGTGACCCAGGTTCAATAACGTATTTAATAACGTATCAGCAATAAAATAATACCACggccgggcacagcggcttaagcctgtaatcccagtactttgggaggtcaaggcagacggatcacgagatcaggagtttgaaaccagcctggccaatatgggtgaaaccccatctctactaaaaatacaaaaattagccgagcgtggtggcacgcgcctgtagtcccagctactcaggaggctgaggcaggagaattgcttgaacctgggaggcagaggttgcagtgagccgagatggtgccattaaactctggcctgggcaactgagcaagactctgtctcaaaaaaaaaaaaaaaaatcactagacaTACTGGCTGCCACTTCGTGGGTACTCATTCATGTCGGACTCCACATATGTGTGCTGGGGGCTATACCCTCATGATCTCACTAAATTCTCATCATGCCTCTTACAGATGGAGAGACAGAAGCTCCAAGAGTCTCCCTTGCTTGCCCAAGGTTGCTCAGCTCCTGAGAGTCAGAGCTgagagctgggcctggtggtctGGACCCCTGGGCCAGGCCTTCGGCCACTGGGCTGCTCCAGCTGGCTCCGTGCTGTCACCGTGTGCAGAAGTCTGTCCCCACTGTGGGAGCGAGGGCTCCCTGAGGGCAGACGGGCACTGCAGGTGCTCCACACACAGTTGAGGATGGAGAAATGCCCGCGTCCAGCAACAGCTGACTGTGTTCAGGCATCTCTGTGCCCGGAGCCATGAGTGCCCGGGGCCTGCCTATTCAGCTCCCCATGGTGGCTTCTAGGTGACCTTCTGACCGTGACGGGGAGGGTCCCTTTGGTCACAGCCCCCTTCCCCAGGGGGCCGTGCTGGGCAGGACAGCAGTGAGCCCCTCATCTGTGCACTGCTCAGGGGTTCTGGGCCCAGCCTGGGCGGGATGCCAGTTCCTCTCCCACAGCCCCTGGCTCCATGCATGGCCTCCAGTGTCTGCCCTcatcaagcctcagtttccccacctgccAGGGTGGATAACCTCGCAGATTCCGCAGTCTCTCTTGGGTCTTCCCCACCCTGGCTGCCCCTACTCACGCGGACGAGGCCGGAGGCGTATCCCGAAAGCGCGACGTCGGCCTTGGAGGGCTTGGCGTCAGGGCTGCCGTACCGGAGCTGGCAGATGTGCGCCAGGCTGTGGCGGTAGGTGCCGAAAGACACAGAGGACACCAGGGACACCATGCACACAGGAAGCGAGAGGCCGCGATAGAAGCCCCACACCTAGCAGACAGGGTCTAGGTGAGGCCAGGGCCCCGCCAGAAGGAGGAGCCCACCGAGGGAGCCCACACTCAGCCCCGCCCTGCACTCTGCTGTTGGACCTCGGGAAGGTCATTCACAgtctcagggcctcagtttcctctgctgTAGGATGGAGCTCACGAGGGGAGACCTGAAGACTCAGAGGACCAGGCCAAACCCAGCGCAGCTGCTTgatgatgatgaacttttttttttttttttgagacagagtctcactctgttgcccaggctggagtgctgtggcaagatctcagctcaccacaacctccacctcccaggttcaagcgattctcctgcctcagcctcctgagcagctgcctgctcaccacctccagctaatttttgtattttcagtaaagacagggtttcaccatgttggcaaggctggtctcgaactcctgaccacaggtgatccgcctgcctcggcctcccaaagtgctgggattacaggcgtgagccaccgcacctggcctgataaTGAACTATTAACAGCATGTTATGCCTCTACTGCTTTCACAAGCTAGCTCCTGGCCTGCACCAAGCCCCAAGTTCACTTTAGAGAATGTCACCAAGTCCTGCCTCTGGACAGGTCTCTAAGCTAGACCCTGAAGACTCCACCCAACACTGCCTTCAAGGGGTACCTGGCCTGGAGGAGCCAAAAATGCAGTGCATGGGTCCCTCCTGTGACCTTCAAAGGCCTGAACGCTACCTCTAGACCCTCTGCTGGAGGTGGGAACCTCCTTCTGAGGCCCCTCTAGCTGCCAGATGAACTGGCTCCAGTCCTCAGAGGAACTCACGAGATTGGCAGAACTATTCCCATGTGGAAGGTGAGAGAGCTGAGACCCAGTGGGGAGCCCAGCATCACCTGCTGGGCAGTGGAGGCAGGCCCAGCatcccctccctgtctccctgccCACACCCTGGCCCCAGACCTACGCGCTCTCGGTGATATGTATCCCGGATGCAGTGCCAGATGCCTGTGTACTTTGGCTCCGTCTGGATCCTGACCTGCGGGAGAAGTGAGCTTCAGGAAGGAGTAGCTTCAGGCCTAGGGCAAGGCCAGCAGGCCCTGGGGAAGGGGCAGAGTCACCCTCTTGATTGTCCCAGCCATGCTGGACTGTGGGCACAGCAGGGACAGGGAGCCTCGGGTTAGATGAGAAACCTGGGGTACAGAGGCGAGAAGGTGGGACTGACAGTCCCAGGGGCtatggggagccactgaaggcATTTGAGCAGGAAAGGGGTGGGTCTGTTTAGCATTCTGGAAAGTCTTCTGGCCATGGATGGGTGCAGGGGCCTTGGGATGGTTGGGGGGCTGGCTGCTGCCACACCTTCACCGTGTCCAGGGGGTAGCCCACAGCAACACCGCAGACGCCTGGAAGGAAAGCAGAGGCCCACGGTGAGGAGAGTGGGGCCAGCGAGCAGTTCCATCCCATTGCAGGGAAGAAGAAGCAGGTGCACACCAACTGGGCTCCCCCAAGGGCAGACCCATATTTGGCCCTTCTGGTCTGCACCGGGTCTCATCCCCTGAGGGCACCctcgttttatagatgaggaaaatgaaccTCCGAGTGACTTCTGCCCTTTGCAAGCGAGTTCCCCTTCCCTGAGTCCTGGCCTGGGATTGCCTCATCCTCGCTGCCTTGGGCCAAAGACATGGCCCGGCCTCCCCACGGGCATCACGTTCTGAGAGAATGTCTGATCCAACCCTGGCTGGGCCCTGTCTCTGAGCCAGGCAGACCTTGCCCTCGAGCCGTCAGTCCGTGGAGGGTTTGCCTGTGAGCTAGGCAGTAACTGTGTTTTGGCTGCGTGGGTGGAAGGAGTGGGAGGCACAGCCTGGGCAAAGGCCAGGAGGAGGGAAGCCCAAGCCCACACCGGGGTTTGTGAAGAGCCAGGACTGCCAGGAATCACAAGTGCGTGTGGAAGAGAAAGGGTCGGGAGTCCACACCTTGAAGAGAGGCTTCAGGTGCCAGGCCTCAACATCCAAGCCCCAGCACTGACACAGGGAAGTCAGACAGGAAATAGGCTGGTCCCTGGGGGGACCATTCTCTCCCCTGAGGGTCAGTGGTAAAGGCCAATGGAAGACAATAGGCACATGGGGACTGTACCCTATTTACTGTGGCCCAGGACTCAGTAAATATGCGGGATGAAAGAATGAAGCGAATAAATGAAGTAAGGCAAAAGACCAAGTGGCTTGGAGAGAATGACCCTTCTTAACCCTCCCGTACACCTCATGCACCTCACagaactcctactcatccttcaaagcCCTGCCACAACACCACCTCCTCTCTGGAGCCCTCTCTGACCTCTGTACTCTGggctgcctctgtgcctggcacatgttgAGGAGAGGCCTTGTCATATGGCCTTGCTGCTGTTGTATGCCACCGCCACCTCCAGAACTGGAGTTCTCCAAGGACATGGCCCAGGGCTGACACCCCATGACCCAGGGCCAGCCACAGAGTGACAGCCCTTTACCTAGGCCTCCCCATGGCTTCAGAGGAAAGATGCCAGACTCAGGAGCcctttccagctgtgtgacctcaggcaagtccaGTAACTTCCCTGAGGAAGGGAGCGGCTGGCCCCAGGCTGGCACCTAGCTGGGGCTCAGAAAGCCTGCtaatggaggccgggcgcagtggctcacacctgtaatcccaacactttgggatgctgaggcgggcagatcacttgaggtcagagtttgagatcagcctgaccaacatggtaaaacccggcCTCcactaaaaacccaaaaattagccagacatggtggtgcatgtctatagtcccagctacttgggaggctgaggcaggagaatcacttgaacccaggaggcagaggttgcagtgagccaagatcatgccactgcattacagcctaggcgacagaacaagactccatctcaaggaaaaaaaaagaaaaagaaagcctgtTAATGAGGCAGGTACCCTGCCTTCTCCCAGGCCCAAAGCTTGGCCGCTCTCCCAACCCCCATGCTATTCCCAGAAGTACTGACAGCACCCACTGCTGTTTCACAAGACCAGCAAGGCCAGGAGTGCCCACTCAAAACAGTCCCCACAGCCCACGGGATGGAGCTGAGCCCGTGTCCCAGGGCCTGGTTATCTCACTGAATCAGTCTTTCACCAGGAGCCCTTCCCCGGGAGGGAGAACGGTTTCCCCAGCAGAGTCTGGCCTGAGAAGCAGGTTCCGGAGGCCCAGCCAGGCGCACACAGCCAGCGAGGCAGGTGGAGCCAGCTCGCCAGGTCTCTTACCATCCTCTGCCCACCCCTTCCAGTACCTGCTGCAGGACCAGGCCCCATCTTCCCTACCCATCTCCCCGCCCTCTCGATCCTCTCCTGgggtcttccttcccttccagtGACTCAAtcacccctccccacaccaagaACTCCCAGCCTCcctagctctgcctcccgagcgaCCTCCATGCCTGGACCACAGCCCCATCCCCagcctgccctcagcctcctgtctgagcctcccagGCCATTGCAGCCCCCCAGGCCCTGCAGCACCCCTCATCCAGCCTTTGTCTCCCAGGAACCTGCTGTCTGCTCCAGCCACCCATGGCCCACACCAGGTCCTGGCAGATTCTGGGAGCTGGAGGTCTCCTCAAACCCCCCTGCTGCCCAGCACCTTCCTGGGCCTCAGCTCCTCCTGCTACCCCCAGGAGCAGCAGTGTCTGCACAGCCACCATCCTGTCTGTTACCTCCGATGGCTCCAGCAACAAAATCCATGAACAAGGTGTGGCGGGGAGGTCCTGGGTCTGCCTTCCTGAGAGGGCTCTGGTGCCACCGGGgtggcctcaacagctcccagctGACCCCTCTCAGACCTTAAATACCTGCGGCAGGGGAGGGGACCGGAAGCAGAGCCTGCTGAGGCCACGTGGCACACAGCTGgactccctcccctgcccccaggaCCCTTGTCCCAGTGCCCTCGGGACCCAGGTGTCAGGAAAGCACAGGAGAGAGCACAGGAGGTGGCAGACACCAGGGAGCAGGGTCACTGCCCCACCACATCCAAACACCTCCTGGGGAGGTCCAGAgatggggctgggacagctcccGCCCTCCAGGTCCAAGCTCAAGCCTTCACTCTGTCCCCTGGGCTTTCCTGACTCCCTTGGATTTGCTCAGGACCCCTTGCCCGGGAAACTTGCAAAGCTCCTTCACTTACTCACTCAACAAACACTTCCTTTGCTGACACTACACCCAGGCAAGACAGCCAGTCCCTGTCCTCAAAGTGCTCCAGTTGTCAGGGAGGGAAGGGGTCGGGGGAATAGGCCTGAACCCAGGAACATCACCCACCATCTGTTCTCGCCCTTCCTGCTGCCCTGGTTCCCTGCTGTCTGCTCCATGGGAATGCGTCTCCCCGGACCCAGAGTCCAAGGTCAGGGCTGCCTCACCAGGCCCCCATGCCTGCATGAACCAAGGACAGAGACTCTGCCGATTCAGCCTCTGAACCAGCTGGCTGGGGCCCTCCTGAAGGGGAGACCTCTCCACTAAGAGGCTACTTCTGTCTGCTGGGCACTGTAAAAACAGGGACCTCCTCGCCTGTGCACCCCACCTTACAGTTCACCAAGCTTCTCTCACTCTCAGGCTCTAGGATCCTCCTCATCGCCCCAGAAGGGAGGCAGCACAGCATTAGTGCTGCCCTATTTCACAGATGGGGccactgaggcccagaaagcGGGCTTGTTTAAGGCCACTAGGGCGGCAGGGCTGGATATGATCCCCAGATGCTCTCACACAACCCACCCTCTGGGATATTCAGGGCCCACCTGGGGAGGCCCCAGTGGGCTCTCAAGGCGACTCAGTGCATGCCACATGTGACCTGCGCTGCAGCCCTGTGAGATCTCCACAGGGGACACCAAGGCTCAGGGAGGCTGTGCAGGTGCCTCAGTCACACAGCTGCTAAGCAACAGACCAAATGAGTGCCCCACAGACTGGAATGCCAGCAGGATAGGGGAGGGGCAGGTGTTGACGCATAGACCCAGGCAGCCCATCTGGGTGGCCCTCAGGGCAGGTGGCAGGGCCAGGAGGCTGTTTTACCTGTTTTCCTGTCCTCTAATGGCCGGACCTGCAGGCTGGCCTTGATCAGGCTGAGAGTTGACAGAGGGACAGCCCCCCTGACAGCCTAACTGTTTGTAGGCAAGTAGGAGACACAGGGTTAGCAGTGCCAGCTGCTATGGCAGAGGG encodes:
- the LOC105467419 gene encoding solute carrier family 25 member 47 isoform X1, which encodes MDFVAGAIGGVCGVAVGYPLDTVKVRIQTEPKYTGIWHCIRDTYHRERVWGFYRGLSLPVCMVSLVSSVSFGTYRHSLAHICQLRYGSPDAKPSKADVALSGYASGLVRVFLTSPTEVAKVRLQTQTQAQKQQRRLSASGPSAVPPVCPAPPACPEPKYRGPLHCLATVAREEGLRGLYKGSSALLLRDGHSFATYFLSYAILCERLSPAGHSQPDVLGVLVAGGCAGVLAWAVATPMDVIKSRLQADGQGQRRYRGLLHCMVTSVREEGPRVLFKGLVLNCCRAFPVNMVVFVAYEAVLRLTQGLLT
- the LOC105467419 gene encoding solute carrier family 25 member 47 isoform X2, coding for MVSLVSSVSFGTYRHSLAHICQLRYGSPDAKPSKADVALSGYASGLVRVFLTSPTEVAKVRLQTQTQAQKQQRRLSASGPSAVPPVCPAPPACPEPKYRGPLHCLATVAREEGLRGLYKGSSALLLRDGHSFATYFLSYAILCERLSPAGHSQPDVLGVLVAGGCAGVLAWAVATPMDVIKSRLQADGQGQRRYRGLLHCMVTSVREEGPRVLFKGLVLNCCRAFPVNMVVFVAYEAVLRLTQGLLT